The genomic window GTAAACGGAATATATTCGGGATGATAAGCATAGCCCTCAATTCTGTCTTTCAGCATGAAATCCAGTACATCATATACGACCTTGTCTTCATCGGAAAGACTTTTATAATCCACATTTTCCAATTGTTTCTGGATCGAATTATAAAAAGAAATCTCACCGGAAATAAAATCCTTATCTATATTGATCGGCAGCTGGTCGTTATATCTCAGATCTCCCTGAGAAGTGGCTTCAAGAGGATAGAGTTTAAGGTATTGCTCATAATAGTTCGACGCAATAGAGTCTAAATTACTTGGTGTTACTTTAGTTAAAGGGGAGTCCGACTTCTTACAAGAAGCAACGCTCATCATTAATCCTAAACCGACGATGCCTTTTAATAGAATGTTTTTCATTTTCAGAATCTTTGAAGAACAAAAGTAATTAATATTAACAAAAACGGGAGTTTTGAAAGAGGATTTTGCAAAAATATTTTTCAAAATATTTTTCACATTCAATCTATTTTTTATCTTTGCTGAAAACGTTTAACAATCATACTATTACAGTTCTTTTTTTAAGAAATAATGAAAGGGATTTTAAAAATTTACCATCCGGACGAAACGCTAAAATACAATATCAGAAACACTTATTGCAAAGCGATCTATAGCAACCAGCAACATTTTTTAGAGGTTGAAATTATTACGGATGACAGTTTGGATCATGTTGATGATGATTCGCTACAGTACAATTTTCCACAACTTTCGCTTGAGGTCTTCGATTTCCCTATCGAATCAGCGGAAATAGAAGGAAAAACGATTCAAATTAATGATTCTGATGAAGACAGTTACACAGAAGTAGATCTTTTTGATGATGAAGAGGCATTTATTTATGATAATGAGCTTCAGTTTGAAAAAAACGAAGAAGGAGAGCTTCAGGTGATCTGGAAAGGAACAATTGATGATTTTTACACGGGTTCAGATGCTCCGATACCTTTCAGGCTTAAATGCGAATTTAAACAGGATGATATTGAGGTAGACGAAGATTAATCTTTTCTATTCAATACTTTTTTATAAAAAATAATTCTTTTCAATTTTTTGGAAAGAATTTTGCTGTTTGTAAAAAGCAACTTAATTTTAAGTTATTTTTTAAGCATTTTTTAAGACTTCAATTAATAATATTCTATTACTTTTGTCGTTTAAAACCATTATAAAACTACATATTGATGCTGTTAACGGAACTTACTCAGATTTTATTTGCTCAAATTGCCACACCGGCAGTGAATACAGAAGACTTAGAATTTTCATTTTGGAAGATCATGTTCCACGGAGGTGCTTTCGCTAAAATAGTGATGGTAACCGTACTGGCACTTGGTGTGTTTTCTGTGTATCTGTTTTTTGAACGTTTTTTCTTTATTAAAAGGCTGACTTCAAAAACGGATTCCAACTTTATGGATAATATTGAAGACTTCATTAAAGAAGGTAAAATAGAATCTGCTTCGGACTATTGTAAAAGACAAAATTCCCCGGAAGGCAGAATTTTAGAAAAAGGAATTTCAAGATTAGGACGTCCTGTTTCGGATATTGTAAGCGCAATGGAAGCCCAGGCTCAGGTAGAGGTTGCGAACATGGAAAAAAACCTGAACCTTTTGGCGGTGGTTCCGAGTATTGCTCCTATGTTGGGAC from Chryseobacterium camelliae includes these protein-coding regions:
- a CDS encoding MotA/TolQ/ExbB proton channel family protein; the protein is MLLTELTQILFAQIATPAVNTEDLEFSFWKIMFHGGAFAKIVMVTVLALGVFSVYLFFERFFFIKRLTSKTDSNFMDNIEDFIKEGKIESASDYCKRQNSPEGRILEKGISRLGRPVSDIVSAMEAQAQVEVANMEKNLNLLAVVPSIAPMLGLLGTVIGMIIAFFNLSHATGSFSPKTLSEGIYTALGQTAVGLAVAIPANFFYNLLLTRIDKFVLKAQNMSGAFLDLINKPL